In Felis catus isolate Fca126 chromosome A2, F.catus_Fca126_mat1.0, whole genome shotgun sequence, the following proteins share a genomic window:
- the LOC123382514 gene encoding cytochrome P450 4F3-like isoform X1 translates to MLPKGGVTPESRWEQSGYWMLSLSWLGLGQVAASPWLLLLLVGVFWLLARVLAWSYSFYDTFCRLRCFPHPPKEHWFWCHMGPVKSNEEGFRFMESLSHSFRDVHLWWMGPFYPLLRFVHPKFVAPLLQAPATIVPRDKFFYSFLRPWLGDGLLLTAGDKWSHHRRLLTPAFHFEILKSYVKIFNKSADIMHAKWKRLVSEGSTRLDMFEHISLMTLDSLQKCVFSFDSNCQESPSEYIAAILELSALVVKRQRQIFLYPDLLYYLTPDGRRFRRACDLVHNFTDAIIQERRCSLNTEGSHDFLKAKAKAKTLDFIDVLLLAKDEDGKELSHEDIRAEADTFMFGGHDTTASGLSWVLYNLAKHPEYQERCRQEVQELLRDREPKEIEWDDLALLPFLTMCIKESLRLHPPVAVVSRCCTQDVVLPDGRVIPKGVICLVSIFGIHHNPSVWPEPEVYNPFRFDPENIKERSSLAFIPFSAGPRNCLGQTFALTEMKVVLALTLLRFRVLPDKEEPRRKWELILRAEGGLWLRVEPLSSSPQ, encoded by the exons ATGCTGCCCAAGGGTGGGGTGACTCCAGAGAGCCGCTGGGAGCAGAGTGGCTATTG gatGCTGAGCCTGTCCTGGCTGGGACTCGGGCAGGTGGCAGCCTCCCCAtggctgctcctgctgctggtgGGGGTCTTCTGGCTCTTGGCCCGCGTTCTGGCCTGGAGCTACAGCTTCTATGACACCTTTTGCCGCCTCCGGTGTTTCCCACATCCTCCGAAGGAGCACTGGTTTTGGTGTCACATGGGACCG GTAAAGAGCAATGAAGAAGGCTTCAGGTTCATGGAGAGTCTGAGTCACAGCTTCCGTGATGTTCACCTGTGGTGGATGGGGCCCTTCTACCCACTTCTGCGGTTCGTCCACCCCAAGTTCGTTGCCCCCCTGCTCCAGGCCCCAG CCACCATCGTGCCCAGGGATAAGTTTTTCTACAGCTTTCTGAGGCCCTGGCTGG GGGATGGGCTCCTGCTGACTGCTGGTGACAAGTGGAGCCACCACCGTCGTTTGCTGACACCTGCCTTCCACTTTGAAATCTTGAAATCCTATGTGAAGATTTTCAACAAAAGTGCAGACATCATGCAT GCCAAGTGGAAGCGCCTAGTCTCAGAGGGCAGCACCCGATTGGACATGTTTGAGCACATCAGCCTCATGACCCTGGACAGTCTGCAGAAATGTGTCTTCAGTTTTGACAGCAATTGCCAGGA GAGCCCCAGTGAATATATTGCTGCCATCTTGGAGCTCAGTGCCCTTGTGGTGAAACGGCAGAGGCAGATCTTCCTGTACCCGGACTTGCTCTACTACCTCACCCCTGATGGGCGGCGCTTCCGCAGGGCTTGTGACCTGGTGCACAACTTCACAGATGCTATCATCCAGGAGCGGCGCTGCTCCCTCAATACTGAGGGCTCCCATGACTTCCTCAAGGCCAAGGCTAAGGCCAAGACTTTGGACTTCATTGATGTGCTCCTGCTGGCCAAG GATGAAGATGGGAAGGAACTGTCCCATGAGGATATCCGAGCTGAAGCTGACACCTTCATGTTTGGGG GCCATGACACCACGGCCAGTGGTCTCTCCTGGGTCCTGTACAACCTTGCGAAGCACCCAGAGTATCAGGAGCGCTGTCGGCAGGAGGTGCAAGAGCTCCTGAGGGACCGTGAGCCTAAAGAGATTGAATG GGACGACCTGGCCCTGTTGCCTTTCCTGACCATGTGCATCAAGGAGAGTCTGCGGTTGCACCCCCCGGTCGCAGTCGTCTCCCGCTGCTGTACCCAGGACGTCGTTCTCCCAGATGGCCGGgtcatccccaaag gtGTTATCTGCCTCGTTAGTATTTTCGGGATCCACCACAATCCATCCGTGTGGCCAGAACCTGAG GTATACAATCCTTTCCGCTTTGACCCAGAAAACATCAAGGAAAGGTCTTCCCTGGCTTTTATTCCCTTCTCCGCGGGACCCAG GAACTGCTTGGGGCAGACGTTCGCCCTGACGGAGATGAAGGTGGTCCTGGCGCTCACGCTGCTGCGCTTTCGGGTCCTGCCCGACAAGGAGGAGCCGCGCAGGAAGTGGGAGCTCATCCTGCGCGCCGAGGGCGGGCTTTGGCTGCGGGTGGAGCCGCTGAGCTCGAGCCCCCAGTGA
- the LOC123382514 gene encoding cytochrome P450 4F3-like isoform X2 — protein sequence MLSLSWLGLGQVAASPWLLLLLVGVFWLLARVLAWSYSFYDTFCRLRCFPHPPKEHWFWCHMGPVKSNEEGFRFMESLSHSFRDVHLWWMGPFYPLLRFVHPKFVAPLLQAPATIVPRDKFFYSFLRPWLGDGLLLTAGDKWSHHRRLLTPAFHFEILKSYVKIFNKSADIMHAKWKRLVSEGSTRLDMFEHISLMTLDSLQKCVFSFDSNCQESPSEYIAAILELSALVVKRQRQIFLYPDLLYYLTPDGRRFRRACDLVHNFTDAIIQERRCSLNTEGSHDFLKAKAKAKTLDFIDVLLLAKDEDGKELSHEDIRAEADTFMFGGHDTTASGLSWVLYNLAKHPEYQERCRQEVQELLRDREPKEIEWDDLALLPFLTMCIKESLRLHPPVAVVSRCCTQDVVLPDGRVIPKGVICLVSIFGIHHNPSVWPEPEVYNPFRFDPENIKERSSLAFIPFSAGPRNCLGQTFALTEMKVVLALTLLRFRVLPDKEEPRRKWELILRAEGGLWLRVEPLSSSPQ from the exons atGCTGAGCCTGTCCTGGCTGGGACTCGGGCAGGTGGCAGCCTCCCCAtggctgctcctgctgctggtgGGGGTCTTCTGGCTCTTGGCCCGCGTTCTGGCCTGGAGCTACAGCTTCTATGACACCTTTTGCCGCCTCCGGTGTTTCCCACATCCTCCGAAGGAGCACTGGTTTTGGTGTCACATGGGACCG GTAAAGAGCAATGAAGAAGGCTTCAGGTTCATGGAGAGTCTGAGTCACAGCTTCCGTGATGTTCACCTGTGGTGGATGGGGCCCTTCTACCCACTTCTGCGGTTCGTCCACCCCAAGTTCGTTGCCCCCCTGCTCCAGGCCCCAG CCACCATCGTGCCCAGGGATAAGTTTTTCTACAGCTTTCTGAGGCCCTGGCTGG GGGATGGGCTCCTGCTGACTGCTGGTGACAAGTGGAGCCACCACCGTCGTTTGCTGACACCTGCCTTCCACTTTGAAATCTTGAAATCCTATGTGAAGATTTTCAACAAAAGTGCAGACATCATGCAT GCCAAGTGGAAGCGCCTAGTCTCAGAGGGCAGCACCCGATTGGACATGTTTGAGCACATCAGCCTCATGACCCTGGACAGTCTGCAGAAATGTGTCTTCAGTTTTGACAGCAATTGCCAGGA GAGCCCCAGTGAATATATTGCTGCCATCTTGGAGCTCAGTGCCCTTGTGGTGAAACGGCAGAGGCAGATCTTCCTGTACCCGGACTTGCTCTACTACCTCACCCCTGATGGGCGGCGCTTCCGCAGGGCTTGTGACCTGGTGCACAACTTCACAGATGCTATCATCCAGGAGCGGCGCTGCTCCCTCAATACTGAGGGCTCCCATGACTTCCTCAAGGCCAAGGCTAAGGCCAAGACTTTGGACTTCATTGATGTGCTCCTGCTGGCCAAG GATGAAGATGGGAAGGAACTGTCCCATGAGGATATCCGAGCTGAAGCTGACACCTTCATGTTTGGGG GCCATGACACCACGGCCAGTGGTCTCTCCTGGGTCCTGTACAACCTTGCGAAGCACCCAGAGTATCAGGAGCGCTGTCGGCAGGAGGTGCAAGAGCTCCTGAGGGACCGTGAGCCTAAAGAGATTGAATG GGACGACCTGGCCCTGTTGCCTTTCCTGACCATGTGCATCAAGGAGAGTCTGCGGTTGCACCCCCCGGTCGCAGTCGTCTCCCGCTGCTGTACCCAGGACGTCGTTCTCCCAGATGGCCGGgtcatccccaaag gtGTTATCTGCCTCGTTAGTATTTTCGGGATCCACCACAATCCATCCGTGTGGCCAGAACCTGAG GTATACAATCCTTTCCGCTTTGACCCAGAAAACATCAAGGAAAGGTCTTCCCTGGCTTTTATTCCCTTCTCCGCGGGACCCAG GAACTGCTTGGGGCAGACGTTCGCCCTGACGGAGATGAAGGTGGTCCTGGCGCTCACGCTGCTGCGCTTTCGGGTCCTGCCCGACAAGGAGGAGCCGCGCAGGAAGTGGGAGCTCATCCTGCGCGCCGAGGGCGGGCTTTGGCTGCGGGTGGAGCCGCTGAGCTCGAGCCCCCAGTGA